The Acidianus manzaensis genome has a window encoding:
- a CDS encoding DEAD/DEAH box helicase: MVNLRYFKGLLLSDFYAPGFKWNDELKSYVALAYKYRDTLSYFRENNTEIIDNVLDLLPFPIIQDEIKLRKYQIDALKSWLKYKRGIIVLPTGAGKTVVGLKAISKLKVSTVIIVPTIDLIDQWYTAITSNLNFQAGRIGGGYNELKGITIMTYDSAYSRVEELGNKFYFAIFDEAHHLPSEGYSQIAEMLVAPYRLGLTATPERQDGKHVLLPKLVGPVVYRISTSELSGKYLAEFEIKKIYVELTDQEKQMYLMYRKQLSDFLEKAKIRLNSLYAFHRLLRLAGRNARAREALLAWHNAVNISVNSESKIQKLRELLNQYKNEKIIIFTRDVEMAYRVSKEFLIPAVTYKTPKDERNEILRKFKESKYNVIVTSSVFDEGVDVPDATIGIILGGYGTSRQMLQRLGRILRKKENKNKALLIEIVTKGTSDYNLSRRRSHAAI; the protein is encoded by the coding sequence GTGGTAAATCTAAGATACTTTAAAGGACTATTGCTAAGCGACTTTTACGCTCCTGGCTTTAAATGGAATGACGAGCTAAAATCTTACGTAGCATTAGCATATAAATATAGAGATACTTTGTCATATTTTCGTGAAAATAATACAGAAATAATTGATAATGTATTAGACTTATTACCATTTCCAATCATTCAAGACGAAATAAAATTACGAAAATATCAAATAGATGCTTTAAAATCATGGCTAAAATATAAAAGAGGAATAATAGTTCTACCTACAGGAGCAGGGAAAACTGTAGTAGGCTTAAAAGCTATATCGAAGCTTAAAGTTTCTACAGTTATAATAGTACCTACAATTGATTTGATAGACCAGTGGTATACAGCAATAACTTCTAATTTAAATTTTCAAGCAGGAAGAATTGGTGGAGGATATAATGAACTTAAAGGAATTACAATAATGACATATGATTCAGCTTACAGTAGAGTTGAAGAATTAGGCAATAAGTTTTACTTTGCTATTTTTGATGAAGCTCATCATTTACCCTCAGAAGGCTATTCTCAAATTGCTGAAATGTTAGTAGCACCATATAGGTTAGGATTAACAGCTACTCCAGAAAGACAGGATGGAAAACATGTATTGTTACCTAAACTAGTTGGACCTGTAGTATATAGGATTTCTACATCAGAATTGTCAGGCAAATATTTAGCTGAATTTGAAATAAAAAAGATCTATGTAGAACTAACAGATCAAGAAAAACAAATGTATTTAATGTATAGAAAACAACTCAGTGATTTCTTAGAGAAGGCTAAAATTAGACTAAATAGCTTATATGCTTTCCATAGATTATTAAGATTAGCAGGTAGAAATGCTAGGGCTAGAGAAGCCCTCTTAGCGTGGCATAATGCAGTAAATATTTCAGTAAATTCAGAATCAAAAATACAAAAATTAAGAGAATTACTTAATCAATATAAAAATGAAAAAATAATTATATTTACTAGAGATGTAGAAATGGCATATAGAGTATCTAAAGAATTTTTAATACCTGCTGTTACATATAAAACACCAAAAGATGAAAGAAACGAGATTTTAAGAAAATTCAAAGAAAGTAAATACAATGTGATAGTAACTTCAAGCGTATTTGATGAAGGTGTAGATGTTCCTGATGCAACTATTGGAATAATATTAGGAGGATACGGGACATCAAGGCAAATGCTCCAAAGACTTGGTAGAATTCTTAGAAAAAAAGAAAATAAAAATAAAGCATTATTGATAGAAATTGTAACTAAAGGTACATCAGACTATAATTTAAGTAGGAGGAGATCACATGCTGCCATCTGA
- a CDS encoding B12-binding domain-containing radical SAM protein, which translates to MYYDVVLSSDRGSFTDYGGSSVLGYVACMPYRLVPRVFMDKFFTPKVPTDSEGKALYAPYALRKIEAILSNSGFSVAVVPPENIRKFANRTKIIGITAHDPYGLNPVSAKLSFIFGGGPTWTAEFFSEFGQMLKKLKTENHVKIIAGGPGAWELSLNVPDWIDTVFVGEAEADLPRIIKGMLENNDIPKIVHGKNAKLDSIPTIKNPARLGEVQITRGCPRGCKFCSITPETFRSIPIEDVKKEVEINMKGGWKRVEFITDDVMLYGSSKLRTNHDAIVKLFTEVMNMGVDGIWFPHISAPAVRESPKTVKAISEIVHYDVDRAAAPVVGLETGSTRIFEKYMTAKAFPWTPKDWKDIILDSTAIMNNYYIYPCYTMTIGYPEETEEDVEQSIDLVQSIIDHKLTAWIFPLPVIPISTTYIAKNAYPKPEKLPKNYWDLLYLSWHYDLQITRELIPILTNGIKNSIARRIVKMMIDKVFSSIDNIFLELKNTKGEVSKNFSQININNTIGVIKAIYWLIRIAAKPM; encoded by the coding sequence ATGTACTATGACGTAGTCCTATCATCTGATAGAGGTTCGTTTACGGACTATGGAGGTTCTAGTGTATTAGGCTATGTAGCATGTATGCCATACAGGCTAGTTCCTAGAGTATTTATGGATAAATTCTTTACACCTAAGGTACCTACAGATTCAGAAGGTAAGGCATTATATGCACCTTATGCCTTAAGAAAAATTGAAGCAATATTATCAAATTCTGGTTTCTCTGTAGCGGTAGTTCCACCAGAAAATATACGTAAATTCGCTAATAGAACGAAAATAATAGGAATAACTGCTCATGATCCTTATGGATTAAACCCAGTAAGCGCAAAATTAAGCTTTATATTTGGTGGTGGTCCTACATGGACTGCAGAATTTTTCAGTGAATTTGGTCAAATGCTGAAAAAGCTAAAAACAGAGAACCATGTTAAGATAATAGCTGGAGGACCGGGAGCATGGGAGTTAAGTCTCAATGTTCCTGATTGGATAGATACTGTATTTGTTGGTGAAGCAGAGGCTGATTTACCTAGGATTATAAAAGGGATGCTAGAAAACAATGATATACCTAAGATAGTGCATGGTAAAAATGCAAAATTAGACAGCATTCCTACTATAAAGAATCCTGCTAGATTAGGTGAGGTACAAATAACCAGAGGATGTCCAAGAGGTTGTAAATTCTGTTCTATTACTCCAGAGACATTTAGATCAATTCCAATAGAGGACGTAAAAAAGGAAGTAGAAATTAATATGAAAGGAGGATGGAAAAGAGTAGAATTTATAACAGATGACGTAATGCTTTATGGTTCGTCAAAATTAAGAACTAATCATGACGCCATAGTAAAGTTATTTACAGAAGTAATGAATATGGGCGTTGACGGTATATGGTTTCCTCATATATCTGCGCCAGCAGTTAGAGAAAGCCCTAAAACAGTAAAAGCAATTTCTGAGATTGTGCATTATGATGTAGATAGGGCTGCAGCACCAGTAGTAGGTTTAGAAACAGGTAGTACTAGAATTTTCGAAAAATATATGACAGCTAAGGCTTTTCCATGGACGCCTAAAGATTGGAAAGATATAATTCTAGATTCTACTGCTATTATGAATAATTATTACATTTATCCTTGTTATACAATGACTATAGGATATCCGGAAGAAACGGAAGAAGACGTTGAGCAAAGCATAGATTTAGTTCAGTCAATTATAGATCATAAGTTAACTGCATGGATATTTCCATTACCTGTAATTCCTATAAGTACTACATACATTGCTAAGAATGCTTATCCTAAGCCAGAAAAATTACCTAAAAATTACTGGGATTTGTTATATTTATCTTGGCATTATGATTTACAGATAACAAGAGAATTGATTCCAATACTAACTAATGGAATAAAGAATTCTATAGCTAGAAGAATAGTTAAGATGATGATTGATAAAGTATTTTCTAGTATAGATAATATATTTCTAGAATTAAAGAATACTAAAGGTGAAGTGTCTAAGAATTTCTCTCAGATCAATATAAATAACACAATAGGAGTAATTAAAGCTATATATTGGCTAATTAGAATAGCAGCAAAACCTATGTAA
- a CDS encoding MoaD/ThiS family protein has translation MKIEVTMIRENKSISLDLPENYRVRDLLKTLGYTIQGTVVLRNNIPIIEDEKIKDGDKLTIILTASGG, from the coding sequence ATGAAGATAGAAGTAACGATGATAAGAGAGAATAAGAGTATATCGTTAGATTTACCAGAAAATTATAGAGTTAGAGATTTGCTAAAAACTTTAGGATATACAATACAAGGTACAGTAGTATTGAGAAATAATATACCAATAATTGAAGACGAAAAAATAAAAGATGGAGATAAACTAACTATAATATTAACTGCTTCTGGAGGATAA
- a CDS encoding DUF790 family protein encodes MLPSELARYKIQGDKVIPLFATLDDKELAENIIDLFKENRKVGEILDNIKIMEKIYNIPSKIKLIRGLYREMLKQCEFLESSPIDPRILRRELFSLGPIIDNEKRKAIISEINKKFGIDVEKYMFADMDEEKKITHVNKVDPITLIKIYNLSLLQTLLFKSYKLTVQIEGNWKDIIRRIKWLGLMYFAYPSPLRIDIIGPASLLKLSEKYGRNMAILLPYIVASNFWKISADIVLGNKFKRTYKLEVEKFDLITSYIKEEDQKRFDSSVEEKFYEDFINIIKDWKLLREPETLVINQRLFIPDFVAIKNPFKVYIEIVGFWTKEYIKEKIEKISNFKDGNLLILLNEDLNKEDFSNFNVIKYKNKINISLVYRWLKNLENSNTIKLDLNYEISGDIVSIKELSKKLGIDETILKKNIKNFNDYIFLKNFYIKKSIIEKLSKQDFTNKKLDELIHDYGDYITEVLEYLGYKFKWINITNAIVTK; translated from the coding sequence ATGCTGCCATCTGAGTTAGCTAGATACAAAATTCAAGGAGATAAAGTAATTCCTTTATTTGCAACGCTTGATGATAAAGAATTAGCTGAAAATATTATAGATTTATTCAAAGAAAACAGAAAGGTAGGAGAAATTTTAGATAATATAAAAATCATGGAAAAAATATATAATATTCCTTCAAAAATTAAATTAATAAGAGGACTATATAGAGAAATGCTAAAGCAATGCGAATTTCTAGAAAGTTCTCCAATAGACCCCAGGATATTAAGAAGAGAATTATTCTCCTTAGGTCCTATAATAGATAATGAAAAAAGAAAAGCCATTATTTCGGAAATTAATAAAAAATTTGGCATAGATGTAGAAAAATATATGTTTGCCGATATGGATGAAGAAAAAAAGATTACTCACGTCAACAAGGTAGACCCTATAACTTTGATAAAGATATATAACTTATCTTTGTTACAAACGCTATTATTCAAGAGTTATAAATTAACCGTACAAATTGAAGGAAATTGGAAAGATATAATTAGGAGAATAAAATGGTTAGGTTTAATGTATTTTGCCTATCCTAGCCCGTTAAGAATTGACATTATAGGACCTGCTTCTTTACTTAAATTATCTGAAAAGTACGGACGTAATATGGCTATACTACTACCCTATATTGTAGCTTCAAACTTTTGGAAAATATCAGCAGACATTGTATTAGGTAATAAATTTAAGAGAACGTATAAGTTAGAAGTAGAAAAATTTGATCTAATAACTTCATATATCAAAGAAGAAGATCAGAAGAGATTTGATAGTTCTGTAGAGGAAAAATTTTATGAAGATTTTATAAATATTATTAAAGATTGGAAATTATTGAGAGAACCAGAAACCTTAGTAATAAATCAAAGATTATTTATACCGGATTTTGTTGCAATTAAAAATCCTTTTAAAGTATATATAGAAATAGTAGGATTTTGGACAAAAGAATATATTAAAGAAAAAATAGAAAAAATTTCTAACTTTAAAGATGGAAATCTATTAATACTATTAAATGAAGATCTAAATAAGGAAGATTTTAGCAACTTTAATGTAATTAAATATAAAAATAAAATAAATATCTCTTTAGTTTATAGATGGCTTAAAAATCTGGAAAATAGTAATACAATTAAACTTGACCTAAATTATGAGATCTCAGGTGATATTGTATCTATAAAAGAATTATCAAAAAAACTAGGTATAGATGAAACTATTCTTAAAAAGAATATAAAAAATTTCAACGACTATATTTTTCTAAAAAATTTCTATATTAAAAAAAGCATTATAGAAAAACTCTCAAAACAAGACTTTACTAATAAAAAATTAGACGAACTAATTCATGATTATGGCGATTATATCACAGAAGTTCTAGAATATTTAGGGTATAAATTTAAATGGATAAACATTACAAATGCAATAGTAACAAAATAG
- a CDS encoding HAD family hydrolase, translating into MKAAILDLDGTLVTTVDVHRKAWELAIRDLGINDKINLDSLMGRKTSDIAKIIAKDKWKDLYEKKNEYFDNLVIKLAKPTTCCIDFLNTLREKNIKIAVVTSSLRRSALKSLSVINFNPDILISADDVNNGKPDPEPVKKALDLLNISPEEVFGVGDTLQDIIAYSKARIKEMFILESDLKIDFSEAIKLGAKKIKNLCYLLNYI; encoded by the coding sequence ATGAAAGCAGCAATATTAGATCTAGATGGAACTTTAGTAACTACTGTAGACGTGCATAGAAAGGCTTGGGAATTAGCTATAAGAGATCTTGGAATAAACGACAAAATCAATTTAGACTCATTAATGGGAAGAAAAACATCAGATATAGCAAAGATAATAGCAAAAGATAAGTGGAAAGACCTTTATGAAAAGAAGAATGAGTATTTTGACAATTTAGTAATAAAATTGGCAAAACCAACTACTTGCTGCATTGATTTTTTAAATACATTAAGGGAAAAGAATATAAAAATAGCTGTAGTTACATCATCACTAAGGAGGTCTGCACTAAAATCTTTAAGTGTAATAAATTTTAATCCCGACATATTAATATCGGCTGATGATGTAAATAATGGAAAACCAGATCCAGAGCCAGTAAAAAAGGCACTTGATTTGCTAAATATCTCACCTGAAGAAGTGTTTGGAGTTGGAGACACATTACAAGACATAATAGCATATAGCAAAGCTAGAATTAAAGAAATGTTTATTCTTGAAAGCGATTTAAAAATAGATTTCTCAGAGGCAATCAAATTAGGTGCTAAAAAAATAAAAAATTTATGTTATTTATTAAATTATATCTAA
- a CDS encoding transcriptional regulator: MKKERQKLIAPCEIAVRDVIPAIKAILVESLYNQRLSQLQIASILGISTAEVNYYLKGKRSDMNIKYLLEKDSDFMDLTESLVRKMLTSDDVINICPLCSLARKKLKKK, from the coding sequence ATGAAAAAAGAGAGACAAAAATTAATTGCTCCTTGTGAAATTGCGGTTAGAGATGTTATACCTGCAATAAAAGCTATCCTAGTTGAATCTTTGTATAATCAGAGGCTTTCCCAGCTTCAAATAGCTTCTATATTAGGTATTAGTACAGCAGAAGTTAATTATTATTTAAAGGGGAAAAGATCGGACATGAATATTAAATATCTATTAGAAAAAGATAGTGATTTTATGGATTTAACAGAATCTCTAGTGAGAAAAATGTTAACTTCAGATGATGTAATAAATATTTGTCCTTTATGTAGTTTGGCTCGTAAAAAGCTAAAGAAAAAATAA
- the pyk gene encoding pyruvate kinase, which translates to MRNTKIIATLGPASIDKVKELSKFVDIFRLNFAHGDSESHKEYFEKIKEYSDSPVLVDLPGPKIRIGVIKDKIVLKSGDKVIFSDSEGIPVEDPLFYSGVKENSIILLADGTIKIKITKVEENHVEGTVIEGGILTSRKGINIPDIKIPSGVTQNDLNLLNEALSLGADFIGLSFVLTKDDIIKVKNIVKNKAWVIAKIEKKNAVDNLKEIIKVADGIMVARGDLGVETGLENLPFIQRKVVHESRHYGKPVILATQVLESMVNSSIPTRAEVIDIANSVSQGVDAIMLSDETAAGNFPLEAVKTLNEIITAVEKRVKTVRPPPITGDDAIAVAAVNVAEISKSKFIIVHSRSGISIIRVSRLRPKIPIIGLCPSKDLSKKLKLCWGVNPEVTNGEVNTINDIILYAENIIKKYIKENENIVIVGGDPLLQEGRTDFIKLHEIRYQ; encoded by the coding sequence ATGCGAAACACAAAAATAATAGCTACATTAGGACCAGCTAGTATAGATAAAGTAAAAGAATTATCAAAATTTGTAGATATTTTTAGATTGAATTTTGCTCATGGAGATTCTGAAAGCCATAAAGAATATTTTGAAAAAATAAAAGAATATTCTGATTCTCCAGTTCTTGTTGATTTACCTGGACCTAAGATTAGAATAGGAGTTATTAAAGATAAGATAGTTCTAAAATCTGGAGATAAAGTAATTTTTTCAGATAGTGAAGGAATTCCTGTAGAAGATCCATTATTCTATTCTGGAGTGAAGGAAAATTCTATAATATTATTAGCTGATGGAACAATAAAAATTAAGATAACTAAAGTTGAAGAAAACCATGTAGAAGGTACTGTAATTGAAGGAGGAATTTTAACTTCAAGAAAGGGAATTAACATTCCTGATATTAAAATTCCGTCTGGAGTAACGCAAAATGACTTAAATCTTCTTAATGAAGCTTTAAGTTTAGGAGCTGATTTTATTGGTTTATCATTTGTTTTGACAAAAGATGATATAATAAAAGTAAAAAATATTGTAAAAAATAAAGCTTGGGTTATAGCAAAAATCGAAAAGAAAAACGCTGTAGATAATTTGAAAGAAATAATAAAAGTTGCCGATGGTATAATGGTTGCTAGAGGAGATTTAGGAGTAGAAACTGGATTAGAAAATTTGCCATTTATTCAAAGAAAAGTAGTTCATGAGTCAAGACATTATGGCAAGCCAGTCATTTTAGCTACGCAAGTCCTAGAATCAATGGTAAATTCTTCTATTCCTACTAGAGCTGAAGTAATAGATATAGCTAATTCAGTATCGCAAGGAGTTGACGCAATAATGCTTAGTGACGAGACCGCAGCAGGGAATTTTCCATTAGAAGCAGTAAAAACGCTTAATGAGATAATTACCGCAGTAGAAAAAAGAGTAAAAACAGTTAGACCTCCCCCAATAACCGGGGACGATGCGATAGCAGTGGCAGCAGTTAATGTAGCAGAAATTTCTAAGTCTAAGTTTATAATAGTACATAGTAGAAGCGGGATTTCGATAATTAGAGTATCTAGACTTAGACCTAAGATTCCTATTATTGGGTTATGTCCTAGCAAAGACTTATCTAAAAAATTAAAACTCTGCTGGGGTGTAAATCCAGAAGTAACTAACGGTGAAGTAAATACAATAAATGACATTATACTATATGCAGAAAATATAATTAAAAAATATATAAAAGAAAATGAAAACATAGTAATAGTTGGAGGAGATCCATTATTACAAGAAGGGAGAACGGACTTTATTAAATTACATGAGATACGATATCAATAA
- a CDS encoding NAD(P)/FAD-dependent oxidoreductase, with protein MKVAIIGGGITGLFSAYYLEKEDTEVTIFEKAELGSYSIHAAGLIEPYRFDKINTTEMIYKMLKYKIKNVTNIKNVNKYWLTELLKNLNKEPPQDAWDIMRNMAQFSLNAYRELSEEKNDFDYIADGLYEVYTDKEKLEKGIEEEKRNPFNPKFEVVDFSGFEGAIYFPELSRISTEKFIDRIKRELSGINIENKEIKNLEEIRNKFDSIIISAGIWSNEFIRLPLTAFKGYGYRISGNFDDNKAVVLVDYGIAISPLSDYIKVTGGFDADSSFDSSRAQIILDRVSSLLNISYIYDMNMGFRPCSPDGFPIIGKKDEQTIISTGACRLGWSYAPAIGKYSADLALGKIHDLGYLSRYTKT; from the coding sequence ATGAAAGTTGCAATAATAGGCGGCGGCATAACAGGTTTATTTTCAGCCTATTACCTAGAAAAGGAAGATACAGAAGTAACTATTTTTGAAAAAGCTGAATTAGGAAGTTATTCCATACATGCTGCGGGTTTAATTGAACCTTATAGATTTGACAAAATAAATACAACTGAAATGATATATAAGATGTTAAAATATAAAATAAAAAATGTAACTAATATAAAAAATGTTAATAAGTATTGGTTAACAGAGTTATTAAAGAATCTAAATAAAGAGCCTCCTCAAGATGCATGGGATATTATGAGAAATATGGCACAATTCTCACTTAACGCTTATAGAGAACTAAGTGAAGAAAAGAATGATTTTGATTATATTGCAGATGGTTTATATGAAGTATACACAGACAAAGAAAAACTAGAAAAAGGTATAGAAGAAGAAAAAAGAAATCCATTTAACCCTAAATTCGAAGTTGTAGACTTTAGTGGATTTGAAGGTGCAATATATTTTCCTGAACTCTCTAGAATTTCAACAGAGAAATTTATTGATAGAATTAAAAGAGAATTATCTGGCATTAATATAGAAAATAAAGAAATAAAAAATTTAGAAGAAATAAGAAATAAATTTGATTCAATTATTATATCCGCAGGCATATGGTCAAATGAATTTATAAGATTACCATTAACAGCTTTTAAAGGATATGGATATAGGATAAGCGGAAATTTTGATGACAATAAGGCTGTAGTATTAGTTGATTATGGCATAGCTATATCTCCATTATCAGATTATATCAAAGTTACTGGAGGATTTGATGCAGACTCTTCATTTGATTCTAGTAGAGCACAAATAATTTTAGATAGAGTATCGTCATTACTAAATATTTCGTACATATATGATATGAATATGGGATTCAGACCTTGTTCGCCAGATGGTTTTCCAATAATAGGTAAAAAAGATGAGCAAACAATTATTTCTACTGGAGCATGCAGATTAGGCTGGAGTTATGCCCCAGCTATTGGAAAATATTCAGCTGATTTGGCTCTTGGGAAAATTCATGACTTAGGTTATCTTTCGAGATACACTAAAACTTAA
- a CDS encoding glycosyltransferase: MKRIESFWIPEKIDNVWLISFESLKIASMGGLGTAVYNLGKELAKIGLKTTLIMPSHGRHMSDYFRKMLNLKDSSLSIYGVRKGLNGIYYPYKLGFEVGELDGIRVMLAKGLDYDTGKIMDSWGIYDYAMEKSALLSRAIEGLIKNLNFNDIPSIIHVNDWHSVLAGVKAKLLFEQRRVIVPLMYTIHLLNKVGAPWHYASPDWGGLEDYYHYIWMVAKHLAYKTSELWDNCEGKIERFGCYEADLIASVSKNYLTYDVFSFIGNFMENKSCVTYNGTDWNIDEATDLSKKYFNTDNRVEARKKAFEIISKQKIIPEDFTTGNMIWNNRYRLGINEDWTTQQLSDGPLVLFTGRIVYQKGIDLLLRAFKDVVNEIWNAKLIILGIPAGDYGLLQDVIDRSAEIKDNVRLFVSYNIDRGLYKALHYVSSVFVIPSRWEPFGINAIEAMAVGTPVVAYSVGGLAESVLDLRWNKDGTGFLVEPESIGSLATTLKTAIYLSLADETKDRNYLNKTTIYKTDDVNLWSKVRQNAINRVNLNFRWDKIASSVINCYEKSLLMAKYRALAYM; this comes from the coding sequence ATGAAAAGGATTGAATCATTTTGGATACCAGAAAAAATTGATAATGTATGGTTAATATCATTTGAGAGCTTAAAAATTGCTAGTATGGGTGGATTAGGCACAGCAGTATATAACTTAGGGAAAGAATTAGCAAAAATTGGATTAAAAACAACATTGATAATGCCAAGCCATGGAAGACATATGTCAGATTACTTTAGAAAAATGCTAAATCTCAAGGATTCAAGTCTCTCTATTTATGGAGTTAGAAAGGGGCTTAATGGAATATACTATCCATATAAATTAGGATTTGAAGTTGGAGAACTAGATGGAATAAGAGTAATGCTAGCTAAAGGATTAGATTATGATACAGGAAAAATAATGGATAGTTGGGGAATTTATGACTACGCAATGGAAAAATCTGCACTACTTTCTAGAGCTATAGAAGGATTAATAAAAAATCTTAATTTCAATGATATACCATCAATAATTCATGTTAATGATTGGCATTCAGTATTAGCAGGTGTAAAAGCTAAGTTACTATTTGAACAAAGAAGAGTAATAGTTCCATTAATGTATACTATACATTTATTGAATAAAGTTGGAGCACCTTGGCATTATGCTTCTCCAGATTGGGGCGGATTAGAAGATTATTATCATTATATATGGATGGTAGCTAAGCACTTAGCGTATAAAACTAGTGAACTATGGGATAATTGCGAGGGAAAAATTGAAAGGTTCGGATGTTATGAAGCAGACTTAATTGCATCAGTAAGTAAAAATTACCTAACTTACGATGTATTTTCCTTCATAGGAAATTTTATGGAGAATAAAAGCTGTGTAACTTATAATGGTACTGATTGGAACATAGATGAAGCAACAGACTTATCTAAAAAATACTTTAATACCGACAATAGAGTTGAGGCAAGGAAAAAAGCATTTGAGATAATTTCAAAACAGAAGATAATACCAGAAGATTTTACTACAGGAAATATGATTTGGAATAATAGATATAGACTAGGGATAAATGAAGATTGGACAACACAACAATTATCTGACGGACCTTTAGTATTATTTACGGGGAGGATAGTATACCAGAAAGGAATAGATTTACTATTAAGAGCGTTTAAAGATGTAGTTAACGAAATTTGGAATGCTAAGTTAATAATCCTTGGAATACCTGCAGGCGATTATGGATTACTTCAAGACGTTATAGATAGATCAGCAGAAATAAAAGATAATGTGAGACTATTTGTAAGTTATAATATAGATAGAGGTCTTTATAAGGCTTTACATTACGTCTCTTCAGTATTCGTAATCCCATCTAGATGGGAGCCTTTTGGAATTAATGCTATTGAAGCAATGGCAGTTGGAACTCCAGTAGTAGCATACTCTGTAGGAGGATTAGCTGAATCTGTATTAGATTTAAGATGGAATAAAGATGGAACTGGATTCCTAGTGGAACCTGAAAGTATAGGTTCATTGGCTACAACATTAAAAACAGCTATATATCTATCTTTGGCAGATGAAACTAAAGATAGAAATTATCTAAATAAAACTACAATTTACAAAACAGATGACGTTAATTTATGGAGTAAAGTTAGGCAAAATGCAATAAACAGAGTAAACTTAAACTTCAGATGGGACAAAATTGCTTCATCTGTAATAAACTGCTACGAAAAATCTTTATTGATGGCAAAGTATAGGGCATTAGCGTATATGTAA
- a CDS encoding ATP cone domain-containing protein, which produces MAKVIKRDGSEEELIYEKIVVSVLKTGASIDIARKIAFIVIGKIYSDNKTKISAKELTSLILGNLKKENEEWYRNWIAFDKIAKKRETEKEL; this is translated from the coding sequence ATGGCAAAAGTAATTAAAAGAGATGGAAGCGAGGAAGAACTAATTTATGAAAAAATAGTAGTAAGCGTATTAAAAACTGGGGCATCAATAGATATAGCAAGAAAAATAGCATTTATAGTAATAGGAAAAATATACTCTGATAATAAAACCAAGATATCTGCAAAAGAACTTACATCATTAATTTTAGGTAACCTTAAAAAAGAAAATGAGGAATGGTATAGAAACTGGATAGCTTTTGATAAGATAGCTAAGAAAAGAGAAACTGAAAAAGAACTCTAA
- a CDS encoding DUF1955 domain-containing protein encodes MGTDTRELIKSLTQAKTLIVDGFVKQGIDIIEKSVTSENINQSNWIICNIIDAASCDAIIEVLDSIGKMFDISVCGNVKRVISCYAKEGKYSEFVDIAINSIVQKGKKDQLDKILQDASKSGIILYKLSEAYKKLNDIRTANELKKKACEKGIAEACENINQVSTSFS; translated from the coding sequence ATGGGAACCGATACTCGTGAACTAATAAAATCCTTAACTCAAGCTAAAACATTAATCGTAGACGGATTTGTAAAACAAGGTATAGACATAATTGAGAAATCAGTTACATCAGAAAATATTAATCAGTCAAACTGGATAATTTGTAACATAATAGATGCAGCATCCTGTGACGCTATTATAGAAGTCCTTGATAGCATAGGAAAAATGTTTGATATAAGCGTATGTGGAAATGTAAAAAGAGTTATTTCATGCTATGCAAAAGAAGGAAAATATAGTGAATTTGTTGATATAGCCATAAATTCCATAGTACAGAAAGGTAAAAAGGATCAATTAGATAAAATATTACAAGATGCCAGCAAATCAGGAATAATATTATATAAACTATCTGAAGCATATAAAAAGCTTAACGATATTAGAACAGCTAATGAGTTAAAGAAAAAAGCATGTGAGAAAGGAATAGCTGAAGCATGTGAAAATATTAACCAAGTTTCTACAAGTTTTTCATAA
- the sul7d gene encoding Sul7d family chromatin protein yields MATKIKFKYKGEEKEVDLSKVKKVWKVGKMVSFTYDDNGKTGRGAVSEKDAPKELLDKLEKK; encoded by the coding sequence ATGGCTACTAAAATAAAATTCAAATACAAAGGAGAAGAAAAAGAAGTAGATCTATCAAAAGTAAAGAAAGTATGGAAAGTAGGAAAAATGGTATCATTCACATACGACGATAACGGAAAAACAGGAAGAGGAGCAGTAAGCGAAAAAGACGCACCAAAAGAACTATTAGACAAACTAGAAAAGAAATAA